A genomic stretch from Methanomicrobia archaeon includes:
- the acs gene encoding acetate--CoA ligase, which produces MATDKNEILLKVNQVYHPPRHVVEAAFIKPDEYETLYKESIEDPEGFWARIAEDELYWFQKWDSVRDGEHPYYRWFVNGKLNITYNCLDRHVNAGKRNKLAYIYTNEEGEEVKVTYGELLELVCRFANGLKSLGVKTGDRVSIYMPLIVEQVVAMLACARIGAIHSVVFGGFSASALRMRIEEAHAKVVITASWTKRRGKKIDLKSSVDEAVEDLPFVEKVIVVQREGNGYELVEKEIDFHELIRSQSPCCEPEVMDAEDPLFILYTSGTTGTPKGVLHTTGGYNVYTHYTTKINFDLHENDIYWSTADPGWITGHSYLVYGPLSVGVTSVLVEGAPDYPDPGLWWSIIDRYGVNIFYTAPTAIRSFMKYGEEWPGKYDLSSLRILGSVGEPLNPEAWLWFYEYIGNKNCSIVDTWWQTETGGHLITTIPSYAAKPGKAGKPFFGVVADVVDKQGQAVDPNTVGHLVIKAPWPSGLRTCWNAPERYEEYWNTIAPYYLAGDLATKDEDGYIMILGRSDDVLTVSGHRIGTAEVESALVSHPAVAEAAVIGKPHELKGESIKGFLIIIQGENHSENMITDIKLHVRRELGALAVPDELEIVESLPKTRSGKIMRRVLKAQELGMDIGDISTLED; this is translated from the coding sequence ATGGCTACGGACAAGAATGAAATATTGCTGAAGGTCAATCAGGTGTATCATCCGCCACGGCACGTTGTGGAGGCGGCGTTTATCAAACCTGACGAGTACGAGACGTTGTACAAGGAGTCAATAGAAGACCCGGAAGGATTCTGGGCACGGATCGCAGAGGACGAGTTGTACTGGTTCCAGAAGTGGGATTCGGTCCGTGACGGGGAGCACCCCTATTACCGCTGGTTTGTAAACGGGAAACTGAACATCACGTACAACTGTCTTGATCGACACGTGAACGCGGGCAAGCGGAACAAGCTTGCGTATATCTACACGAACGAAGAGGGTGAGGAAGTGAAAGTGACGTACGGCGAGCTCTTGGAGCTGGTCTGCCGGTTTGCCAACGGTTTGAAGTCGCTCGGCGTGAAGACAGGTGATCGCGTCTCGATCTACATGCCGCTCATCGTGGAGCAGGTGGTGGCGATGCTCGCGTGTGCACGCATTGGCGCTATCCATTCGGTCGTCTTCGGCGGGTTCAGTGCCTCGGCGCTGCGGATGCGGATCGAAGAGGCGCACGCGAAGGTAGTGATTACAGCGTCGTGGACGAAACGACGCGGTAAGAAGATCGATTTGAAGTCTTCCGTTGACGAAGCGGTCGAGGATTTACCGTTTGTCGAGAAGGTAATTGTGGTGCAGCGGGAAGGGAACGGTTACGAACTCGTGGAGAAGGAGATCGATTTCCACGAGTTGATACGAAGCCAGTCGCCATGCTGCGAGCCGGAAGTAATGGATGCCGAGGATCCATTGTTTATCCTTTATACGTCGGGCACGACGGGAACGCCGAAGGGCGTGCTCCATACAACCGGCGGGTATAACGTCTACACGCATTACACCACGAAGATCAATTTCGATTTGCACGAGAATGATATTTACTGGAGTACCGCAGATCCCGGTTGGATCACCGGCCATAGCTATCTGGTCTATGGCCCCTTGTCGGTCGGCGTGACTTCGGTGCTGGTGGAGGGCGCGCCTGACTATCCCGATCCAGGGCTCTGGTGGTCTATCATCGACCGGTACGGCGTGAATATCTTTTACACCGCGCCGACGGCGATACGCTCGTTCATGAAATACGGCGAGGAGTGGCCGGGGAAGTACGATCTCTCTTCTTTAAGGATACTGGGCAGCGTTGGCGAGCCATTGAACCCAGAAGCATGGCTCTGGTTCTATGAGTACATCGGGAACAAGAACTGCTCGATCGTCGATACCTGGTGGCAGACGGAGACCGGCGGGCATTTAATAACAACCATACCCTCGTATGCGGCGAAGCCGGGCAAGGCGGGCAAGCCGTTCTTCGGCGTCGTTGCCGACGTGGTAGACAAGCAAGGACAAGCAGTCGATCCCAATACCGTGGGGCATCTCGTTATCAAGGCGCCGTGGCCTTCCGGACTGAGAACCTGCTGGAACGCGCCGGAGCGCTACGAAGAGTACTGGAACACGATCGCACCGTACTATTTAGCGGGCGACCTTGCGACGAAAGACGAGGACGGCTATATCATGATCCTAGGGCGGTCGGACGATGTGCTTACGGTTTCGGGACACCGGATCGGCACCGCGGAAGTCGAAAGCGCGCTGGTCTCGCATCCTGCAGTTGCGGAGGCTGCGGTGATCGGGAAGCCGCACGAGCTCAAGGGCGAGAGCATCAAGGGGTTCCTCATCATTATACAAGGAGAGAATCATTCGGAGAATATGATAACAGATATCAAGCTCCACGTGCGCCGTGAGCTGGGCGCGCTGGCGGTGCCTGATGAATTGGAGATCGTGGAGTCGCTGCCGAAAACGCGAAGCGGGAAGATCATGCGGCGCGTGCTCAAGGCGCAAGAGCTCGGTATGGACATCGGGGATATTTCGACGTTGGAAGATTGA
- a CDS encoding CGGC domain-containing protein — protein sequence MTKIGIIICGRYQTCGGGKCLRALKEHVGGFATYPREEELELVGYSFCGGCPGGNIEYVPEEMIKNGAEVIHFATGMVVGYPPCPRINHFKTFIEHVYKTPVVVGTHPVPLKYYTAHKNLPFWTAMDMENIAGPLLNEDRAIMALYD from the coding sequence ATGACGAAAATAGGAATCATCATTTGCGGACGGTATCAAACGTGTGGCGGCGGTAAATGCCTCAGGGCGTTAAAAGAGCATGTGGGCGGTTTTGCAACGTATCCCAGGGAAGAAGAACTCGAGTTAGTTGGCTATTCATTCTGCGGTGGCTGTCCTGGCGGGAATATCGAATACGTGCCCGAAGAAATGATAAAAAACGGTGCTGAGGTTATCCATTTTGCGACTGGCATGGTTGTGGGCTATCCGCCCTGCCCGCGAATTAACCACTTTAAAACGTTCATCGAGCACGTGTACAAAACGCCCGTGGTCGTTGGTACCCATCCCGTACCCTTGAAGTACTACACGGCACATAAAAATCTCCCGTTTTGGACTGCAATGGATATGGAAAACATAGCGGGACCGCTCCTAAACGAGGACAGAGCGATCATGGCGTTGTACGATTAA
- a CDS encoding flavin reductase family protein has translation MNVPPKALEPKVYYCGYHSGSEVDKFKETGLTPQLARKVQAPIIAECVAWMECMVRQEIETGDKNIFVGEVMEAYADEALVKGKRKIEYAQGAFPRKIYGTRFGE, from the coding sequence GTGAATGTGCCGCCCAAAGCGCTGGAGCCGAAGGTCTATTATTGCGGCTACCACTCGGGCTCTGAGGTTGATAAATTCAAGGAAACAGGCTTAACGCCGCAGCTAGCACGGAAGGTACAAGCGCCGATTATCGCGGAGTGCGTCGCGTGGATGGAGTGTATGGTGCGACAGGAAATAGAGACGGGCGATAAAAATATCTTTGTCGGTGAAGTTATGGAGGCGTACGCAGATGAAGCGCTGGTGAAGGGCAAACGGAAAATAGAGTACGCACAGGGAGCGTTCCCCCGGAAGATCTATGGGACGCGGTTTGGCGAGTAG
- a CDS encoding class I SAM-dependent methyltransferase, producing MDTKKIVKDQFDKQAEKFSNWSITKNLEYQQRYFEFCGMVPEDTLLDVACGSGEFSIFCAKRIKYVCGVDLSEKMIELAEAQVVATKLNNIHFTCNDVENIPVEDDTFSIVVCKSAFHHFLNYETVFSEMIRGCKRDGRISIQDIVSYDDNRANDFFERLEKEIDKSHNKALSKEHLTDLFRRNKIKILRTYELEIELNFNEYVNHAIQSKANLENISHLVDGGLNDQDISPYFTTINDELFFKRKVFLILGEK from the coding sequence ATGGATACGAAAAAGATCGTGAAGGACCAATTTGATAAGCAAGCCGAAAAATTCTCGAACTGGTCAATTACAAAGAACCTCGAATATCAACAACGATACTTCGAATTCTGTGGTATGGTACCAGAAGACACTCTTCTGGACGTGGCATGTGGCTCAGGAGAATTTTCAATCTTCTGTGCAAAAAGGATAAAGTATGTTTGTGGAGTAGACCTTTCTGAGAAGATGATTGAATTAGCCGAAGCTCAGGTAGTTGCGACTAAATTAAACAATATACACTTTACCTGTAACGACGTAGAAAACATACCAGTCGAAGACGATACATTTTCTATAGTCGTTTGCAAGTCTGCATTTCATCACTTTTTAAATTACGAGACTGTTTTCAGCGAAATGATTCGTGGTTGTAAAAGAGATGGCAGAATTAGCATACAGGATATCGTTTCGTATGACGATAACAGGGCAAACGATTTCTTCGAGAGGCTTGAAAAAGAGATAGATAAAAGCCATAATAAAGCATTGTCAAAGGAGCATCTTACCGATTTATTCCGCCGGAATAAAATTAAAATACTGAGAACTTATGAGCTGGAAATTGAATTGAATTTTAATGAATATGTTAATCATGCTATCCAGTCTAAAGCTAATTTAGAGAATATAAGCCATTTAGTGGATGGTGGCCTGAATGATCAAGACATCTCACCGTATTTCACTACAATAAATGACGAATTATTTTTTAAACGGAAGGTATTTTTAATTCTGGGGGAAAAATGA
- a CDS encoding DUF3795 domain-containing protein, with protein MGNNEAKSLIGCCGIYCGLCSKYQSTAKSRCIGCKLGEQHSWCSIWNCCVKKHGFETCIECKEVFQCKIFSRRKVTEWIPAANNLLRIKEVGLKRWLEEQSERQALLERLLQHYNEGRSMSFYCKACARMQIALINAAIKEATKKLASEKVDKADIKSKANVVKKTIRELASTSNVDLS; from the coding sequence ATGGGAAATAACGAAGCAAAGAGCCTCATTGGGTGCTGCGGAATATATTGTGGGTTATGTAGCAAGTACCAGTCAACCGCGAAAAGCAGATGCATCGGTTGCAAATTGGGCGAACAACATTCATGGTGCAGTATCTGGAACTGCTGTGTAAAAAAGCATGGCTTTGAGACTTGCATCGAATGTAAAGAAGTATTTCAGTGTAAAATCTTCTCGCGAAGGAAAGTTACGGAGTGGATCCCTGCTGCTAATAATTTACTCCGGATTAAAGAAGTTGGTTTAAAAAGGTGGTTAGAAGAACAAAGCGAAAGACAAGCATTGTTGGAAAGATTACTCCAGCATTATAATGAAGGGCGATCAATGAGTTTTTACTGTAAAGCCTGTGCAAGAATGCAGATTGCATTGATTAACGCGGCAATTAAAGAAGCAACGAAAAAACTTGCAAGTGAAAAAGTAGATAAAGCTGACATAAAATCCAAGGCAAATGTTGTAAAGAAGACAATCAGAGAATTGGCTTCAACATCTAATGTTGATCTGAGTTAA